In Oryzihumus leptocrescens, the following are encoded in one genomic region:
- a CDS encoding RsmB/NOP family class I SAM-dependent RNA methyltransferase: protein MPEQGRPDQPRRPDRPRNPQRPHRPQQRSVQRPSERSRSTDPARLAAYTVMRAVADGAYANLELPKVLRAKGVRGRDAGFATELTYGATRMRGLYDPIIASAAGRSLDKVDDAVLDTLRLGAHQLLGMRVPVHAAVDETVGLARKVNGAGASGFVNAVMRRISERSLEEWLAVVAPEGGDELARLAVVHSHPEWVVRALRAALLGHGASTSDTVDADLRDLLVADNAPPKVSLVARPGLATVAELVEEGATASTLSPVGATLDAGDPGAIPAVREGRAAVQDEGSQLLALALAAVPVETGSERQRWLDLCAGPGGKAALLATLGAQQGAVLFANEASEHRTDLVRQTLAAAVDAGIEVMVGTGDGRDLGEEEPESFDRVLVDAPCTGLGALRRRPEARWRRSPADLADLGGLQRELLESAIAATKPGGVVGYATCSPHLAETRFVVGDVVKKHPEVSVVDARDYFHDALGAPVADLGEGPYVQLWPHRHGTDGMFLALLRKH from the coding sequence ATGCCTGAGCAGGGTCGCCCCGACCAGCCCCGCCGCCCCGACCGCCCGCGCAACCCGCAGCGCCCCCACCGGCCGCAGCAGCGCTCGGTCCAGCGGCCCTCGGAGCGCTCGCGCAGCACCGACCCGGCGCGGCTGGCCGCCTACACCGTGATGCGTGCCGTCGCCGACGGCGCCTACGCCAACCTCGAGCTGCCCAAGGTGCTGCGCGCCAAGGGGGTCCGCGGTCGCGACGCCGGCTTCGCCACCGAGCTGACCTACGGCGCCACGCGGATGCGGGGGCTCTACGACCCCATCATCGCCAGCGCCGCGGGACGCTCCCTGGACAAGGTCGACGACGCCGTCCTCGACACGCTGCGCCTGGGGGCGCACCAGCTGCTCGGCATGCGGGTGCCGGTGCACGCCGCCGTCGACGAGACCGTCGGCCTGGCCCGCAAGGTCAACGGCGCCGGCGCGTCGGGCTTCGTCAACGCCGTCATGCGCCGGATCAGCGAGCGGTCGCTGGAGGAGTGGCTCGCCGTGGTCGCCCCCGAGGGCGGTGACGAGCTGGCCCGGCTGGCCGTCGTGCACTCCCACCCCGAGTGGGTCGTGCGCGCGCTGCGGGCCGCGCTGCTCGGGCACGGTGCCTCGACCTCCGACACGGTAGACGCCGACCTGCGTGACCTGCTCGTCGCGGACAACGCGCCGCCGAAGGTGTCGCTCGTCGCGCGCCCCGGCCTGGCGACGGTCGCCGAGCTCGTCGAGGAGGGCGCCACCGCCTCGACGCTCTCACCGGTCGGGGCCACCCTCGACGCCGGTGACCCCGGCGCCATACCCGCCGTCCGGGAGGGACGCGCCGCGGTGCAGGACGAGGGCTCCCAGCTGCTCGCCCTGGCCCTGGCCGCCGTGCCCGTGGAAACCGGCTCGGAGCGCCAGCGCTGGCTGGACCTGTGCGCCGGCCCCGGCGGCAAGGCCGCGCTGCTGGCCACGCTCGGAGCACAGCAGGGCGCGGTCCTGTTCGCCAACGAGGCCAGCGAGCACCGCACCGACCTGGTCCGTCAGACGCTCGCCGCCGCCGTCGACGCCGGCATCGAGGTCATGGTCGGCACCGGTGACGGCCGCGACCTCGGCGAGGAGGAGCCGGAGTCCTTCGACCGGGTGCTCGTCGACGCCCCGTGCACCGGCCTGGGCGCGCTGCGCCGCCGGCCCGAGGCCCGCTGGCGCCGCTCGCCGGCCGACCTGGCCGACCTCGGCGGGCTGCAGCGCGAGCTGCTCGAGTCGGCGATCGCCGCGACCAAGCCGGGCGGGGTCGTCGGCTACGCCACGTGCAGCCCGCACCTGGCCGAGACCCGGTTCGTCGTCGGTGACGTCGTCAAGAAGCACCCGGAGGTCAGCGTGGTCGACGCCCGGGACTACTTCCACGACGCCCTCGGGGCCCCGGTCGCCGACCTCGGCGAGGGTCCCTACGTGCAGCTGTGGCCGCACCGGCACGGCACCGACGGGATGTTCCTGGCGCTCCTGCGCAAGCACTGA
- a CDS encoding helix-turn-helix transcriptional regulator codes for MAAKDDIREFLTTRRARITPDQAGLAIYGANRRVTGLRREEVALLAGISVEYYTRLERGSVGSVSDSVLDGVVHALQLDEAERDHLYRLVRTASTPSSRRPPRRTPARRQVRPALQQILDQMPMPAYLRNGRFDVLAANDLGRALYSPLYEQADAGEHPNSARFIFLDPAAPEFFHDYDKAANDCVAFLRAEAGRDPYDKELSDLVGELSTRSEDFRRRWAAHDVRYHRTGRKHFHHPLVGDLELDYEAFELPGDPGQRINVYTAPPGSPSAEALALLASWTTPARSRSEATSSTVRSPENEETWNS; via the coding sequence ATGGCCGCCAAGGACGACATCCGCGAGTTCCTCACCACGCGCCGAGCGAGGATCACCCCCGACCAGGCCGGCCTGGCGATCTACGGCGCCAACCGCCGGGTCACCGGCCTGCGCCGCGAGGAGGTCGCGCTGCTCGCCGGCATCAGCGTCGAGTACTACACCCGGCTCGAGCGCGGCAGCGTCGGCAGCGTCTCCGACAGCGTCCTCGACGGGGTCGTCCACGCCCTCCAGCTCGACGAGGCCGAGCGCGACCACCTCTACCGGCTGGTCCGCACGGCGAGCACGCCGAGCAGCCGCCGGCCGCCGCGGCGCACCCCGGCCAGGCGGCAGGTCCGTCCGGCCCTCCAGCAGATCCTCGACCAGATGCCGATGCCGGCCTACCTGCGCAACGGCCGCTTCGACGTCCTGGCCGCCAACGACCTCGGCCGCGCGTTGTACAGCCCGCTCTACGAGCAGGCCGACGCCGGTGAGCACCCCAACAGCGCCCGGTTCATCTTCCTCGACCCGGCCGCACCGGAGTTCTTCCACGACTACGACAAGGCCGCCAACGACTGCGTCGCGTTCCTGCGCGCCGAGGCCGGCCGCGACCCCTACGACAAGGAGCTCTCCGACCTCGTCGGGGAGCTCTCGACGCGCAGCGAGGACTTCCGCCGACGCTGGGCCGCCCACGACGTGAGGTACCACCGCACCGGCCGCAAGCACTTCCACCACCCGCTCGTCGGCGACCTCGAGCTCGACTACGAGGCCTTCGAGCTCCCCGGCGACCCGGGCCAGCGCATCAACGTCTACACCGCCCCTCCGGGCTCCCCCTCCGCGGAGGCACTGGCCCTCCTCGCCAGCTGGACCACGCCGGCGCGGTCCCGCAGCGAGGCCACCAGCTCGACCGTCCGCTCCCCAGAGAACGAGGAAACGTGGAACTCCTGA
- the def gene encoding peptide deformylase gives MSIKDIRLFGDPVLRTPAAEVVDFDKELRQLVKDLTDTMIDAPGAGLAAPQIGVGLRVFTYYVDDQLGHLINPDLSLSEELQDGEEGCLSFPGIYFDTPRALRVVAKGFNEYGDPVTLEGSELMARCIQHETDHLNGILFIDRMDRQQRKLAMKAIRDAEWAGQEAPTIKVSPHATFGKGL, from the coding sequence GTGTCGATCAAGGACATCCGCCTGTTCGGTGACCCCGTGCTGCGCACCCCCGCTGCCGAGGTCGTCGACTTCGACAAGGAGCTGCGCCAGCTCGTCAAGGACCTCACGGACACGATGATCGACGCCCCCGGCGCCGGTCTGGCCGCGCCGCAGATCGGCGTCGGGCTGCGGGTGTTCACCTACTACGTCGACGACCAGCTCGGGCACCTGATCAACCCCGACCTGTCGCTGTCGGAGGAGCTGCAGGACGGCGAGGAGGGGTGCCTGTCCTTCCCCGGCATCTACTTCGACACCCCGCGTGCCCTGCGGGTGGTCGCCAAGGGCTTCAACGAGTATGGCGACCCGGTCACCCTCGAGGGCAGCGAGCTCATGGCGCGCTGCATCCAGCACGAGACCGACCACCTCAACGGCATCCTGTTCATCGACCGGATGGACCGCCAGCAGCGCAAGCTGGCGATGAAGGCCATCCGCGACGCCGAGTGGGCCGGCCAGGAGGCCCCCACCATCAAGGTCAGCCCGCACGCCACCTTCGGCAAGGGCCTCTGA
- the rpe gene encoding ribulose-phosphate 3-epimerase, with protein MQISPSILSADFANLERELRRISNADWAHVDVMDGHFVPNLTLGLPVVEALAKVSPIPLDCHLMIDDPDRWAPQYAEAGGSSVTFHIEAAGDPRRVARDLRAAGARAGMAIKPGTAFAPYADLLPDLDMVLVMTVEPGFGGQSFMADQMPKVREVREAVRRHGGDIWVQVDGGVSADTIEQCAEAGADVFVAGSAVYGAQDAAAAVEELRALATAHRHG; from the coding sequence GTGCAGATCTCCCCGAGCATCCTGTCGGCCGACTTCGCCAACCTCGAGCGCGAGCTGCGCCGGATCAGCAACGCCGACTGGGCCCACGTCGACGTCATGGACGGCCACTTCGTGCCCAACCTGACCCTCGGCCTGCCCGTGGTGGAGGCCCTGGCCAAGGTGAGCCCGATCCCGCTCGACTGCCACCTCATGATCGACGACCCCGACCGGTGGGCCCCGCAGTACGCCGAGGCCGGTGGCTCCAGCGTCACCTTCCACATCGAGGCCGCCGGCGACCCCCGCCGGGTCGCCCGCGACCTGCGCGCCGCCGGGGCCCGGGCCGGCATGGCCATCAAGCCCGGCACCGCCTTCGCGCCCTATGCCGACCTGCTGCCCGACCTCGACATGGTGCTGGTCATGACCGTGGAGCCCGGCTTCGGCGGCCAGTCCTTCATGGCCGACCAGATGCCCAAGGTGCGCGAGGTGCGCGAGGCCGTGCGCCGCCACGGCGGGGACATCTGGGTGCAGGTCGATGGCGGGGTCTCCGCCGACACCATCGAGCAGTGCGCCGAGGCCGGGGCCGACGTCTTCGTCGCCGGCTCCGCGGTCTACGGGGCGCAGGACGCGGCCGCTGCGGTCGAGGAGCTGCGCGCCCTGGCCACCGCCCACCGCCACGGGTGA
- a CDS encoding M1 family metallopeptidase: protein MSHRHLTIGAGAVALAVAAGAAVAGAPATAARPATGAAQGTTFTPGAAGAGDPYFPLAGNGGYDARHYDLRLAYDPTSGRLSGSSVMQARATQNLSRFDLDLTGLAVSVVTVDGRTAQARRDGQELVITPAAGIRSGHTFSVGVQYAGVPRVITDADGSIEGWVRTADGAFVVGEPVGSMSWFPSSNAPSDKASFDLRMSVPTGTSVWGNGVLRSHDTSAGRTTYWWHQPQPIPTYLVTATLGRFDQRTGRTAHGLPVYLAVDPSVTGSPWSTLQRSAEITDWETTQFGRYPFSATGGVVDNARSVGYALETATKPMYDRAPDLLTVVHELGHQWFGDSVTPRLWKDIWLNEGFATYVEWLWTERHGGVTADVQLKTLLAKYPASDPFWKTPPANPGGPANLFSTPVYERGAMALVALRQRIGEAAFARLLRTWAAQHRYGGASTADLLRTAERVSGQQLDGLFDAWLYQPRRPAGS, encoded by the coding sequence ATGAGCCACCGACACCTGACGATCGGCGCGGGGGCCGTGGCCCTCGCCGTCGCTGCGGGGGCCGCCGTCGCCGGCGCACCGGCGACCGCGGCCAGGCCCGCGACCGGCGCGGCGCAGGGGACCACGTTCACGCCCGGGGCCGCCGGCGCGGGCGACCCCTACTTCCCGCTGGCCGGCAACGGCGGCTACGACGCCCGGCACTATGACCTGCGCCTGGCCTACGACCCTACGAGCGGCCGGCTGTCCGGCAGCAGCGTGATGCAGGCCCGCGCCACGCAGAACCTCTCCCGGTTCGACCTCGACCTCACCGGCCTGGCCGTGTCCGTGGTGACGGTGGACGGGCGCACGGCGCAGGCCCGCCGCGACGGTCAGGAGCTGGTCATCACCCCCGCCGCGGGGATCCGTTCCGGGCACACGTTCTCCGTCGGGGTCCAGTACGCCGGGGTGCCCCGGGTCATCACCGACGCCGACGGGTCGATCGAGGGGTGGGTCCGCACGGCCGACGGCGCGTTCGTCGTGGGGGAGCCGGTCGGCTCCATGTCCTGGTTCCCGTCCAGCAACGCCCCGTCGGACAAGGCGTCCTTCGACCTGCGCATGAGCGTGCCCACGGGCACCTCGGTGTGGGGCAACGGCGTCCTGCGGTCGCACGACACCAGCGCCGGGAGGACGACGTACTGGTGGCACCAGCCCCAGCCGATCCCGACCTACCTGGTCACGGCCACCCTCGGTCGCTTCGACCAGCGCACCGGCCGGACCGCGCACGGCCTGCCGGTCTACCTGGCGGTGGACCCGTCGGTGACGGGCTCGCCGTGGTCCACGCTCCAGCGCAGCGCGGAGATCACCGACTGGGAGACCACGCAGTTCGGGCGCTACCCGTTCTCGGCCACCGGCGGGGTCGTCGACAACGCGCGGTCGGTGGGCTACGCCCTCGAGACCGCCACCAAGCCGATGTATGACCGGGCGCCGGACCTCCTGACGGTCGTGCACGAGCTGGGCCACCAGTGGTTCGGCGACTCGGTGACGCCCCGGCTGTGGAAGGACATCTGGCTCAACGAGGGCTTCGCGACGTACGTCGAGTGGCTCTGGACCGAGCGCCACGGTGGCGTCACGGCGGACGTGCAGCTCAAGACGCTGCTCGCGAAGTACCCCGCCTCCGACCCGTTCTGGAAGACCCCGCCGGCCAACCCCGGCGGCCCGGCGAACCTGTTCTCCACCCCGGTCTACGAGCGCGGCGCGATGGCCCTGGTGGCCCTGCGCCAGCGCATCGGCGAGGCGGCCTTCGCCCGGCTGCTGCGGACGTGGGCGGCCCAGCACCGCTACGGCGGGGCGTCCACCGCCGACCTGCTCCGGACCGCCGAGCGGGTCAGCGGCCAGCAGCTCGACGGGCTGTTCGACGCCTGGCTCTACCAGCCGCGCCGGCCCGCGGGCAGCTGA
- a CDS encoding insulinase family protein, with amino-acid sequence MELHTTEIDGVRTFWVESGRPTLRASLMFRGGMADETLPTCGWTHLLEHLALHGRERVDLDVNGSVDLLVTSFDVHGEAGDVAEHLRALTTWLADPDLSDLEHERKVLRAESARRGGSAAADAMLWRYGARGPGLVAYDEPGLTRASVDALLVHAARRFTTGNAVLCFDGPPPPGLSLRLRSGEALLTQAATPCGQPLPGAYVGPDDAVCLSGLVRRSAASTALGRCLQRRLATRLRHEAGGSYAPWDAYHPVGADTAVLLAGADLMPELRPKAVSVARSVLQELMRSGPTSQEVAEDAAVVVRNYRDPFNQPGRAWASGRAVLLDEETVDVEDVLREAEQVTPDDVVEAARDVHRTLLVGAPRAARRDDSITWLDATRPAGTTSGERFRALDHPVDRSVITVSDGRVEVAGGDQARAVDLARLAGAFAFPDGGRTLVDQDGYTVAVEPTLWRNGGVLRERIDALVAPQLVLPMEPRDPQEVPRPKVTPAERWRLRLRGAIRAWWVAPVGFGALGMLVHATSGLNVLPVFVFSTVIFLGAWYRRDSR; translated from the coding sequence GTGGAACTGCACACCACAGAGATCGACGGGGTCAGGACCTTCTGGGTGGAGTCGGGCCGACCGACCCTGCGGGCGAGCCTGATGTTCCGTGGCGGCATGGCCGACGAGACCCTGCCCACCTGTGGCTGGACCCACCTGCTGGAGCACCTTGCCCTTCACGGCCGGGAGCGCGTCGACCTCGACGTCAACGGCTCGGTCGACCTGTTGGTCACCAGCTTCGACGTCCACGGCGAGGCCGGTGACGTGGCGGAGCACCTGCGTGCGCTGACGACGTGGCTGGCCGACCCGGACCTGTCAGACCTGGAGCACGAGCGGAAGGTGCTGCGGGCCGAGTCCGCCCGACGGGGTGGGTCCGCCGCTGCGGACGCGATGCTCTGGCGCTACGGCGCCCGAGGCCCGGGGCTCGTGGCCTACGACGAACCGGGGCTGACGCGGGCGAGTGTCGACGCCCTGCTGGTGCACGCGGCACGACGGTTCACCACGGGCAACGCCGTCCTGTGCTTCGACGGTCCGCCCCCGCCAGGGTTGTCTTTGCGGCTGCGCTCCGGGGAGGCCCTGCTGACGCAGGCTGCGACACCGTGCGGGCAGCCGTTGCCCGGCGCCTACGTCGGTCCGGATGATGCCGTGTGCCTGTCCGGGCTGGTCCGTCGATCGGCCGCATCCACGGCGCTGGGGCGGTGTCTCCAACGCCGGCTCGCGACACGACTGCGGCACGAGGCGGGCGGCTCGTACGCGCCGTGGGACGCCTACCACCCGGTCGGTGCCGACACCGCCGTGCTCCTCGCCGGCGCGGACCTGATGCCCGAGCTGCGCCCCAAGGCCGTCTCTGTGGCGCGCTCGGTGCTGCAGGAGCTCATGCGCTCCGGCCCGACCAGCCAGGAGGTCGCCGAGGACGCGGCAGTCGTCGTGAGGAACTACCGCGACCCCTTCAACCAGCCCGGGAGAGCCTGGGCCTCCGGGCGCGCGGTGCTGCTGGACGAGGAGACCGTCGACGTCGAGGACGTGCTGCGCGAGGCGGAGCAGGTGACTCCGGACGACGTCGTCGAGGCGGCCCGTGACGTCCATCGAACGCTGCTGGTGGGGGCGCCGCGTGCGGCTCGCCGGGACGACTCGATCACCTGGCTGGACGCCACGCGGCCGGCCGGGACGACCTCGGGAGAGCGCTTCCGGGCGTTGGACCACCCGGTGGACCGGTCGGTCATCACCGTGTCGGACGGCAGGGTCGAGGTGGCCGGGGGTGACCAGGCGCGCGCCGTGGACCTGGCGAGGTTGGCGGGTGCCTTTGCCTTTCCCGACGGTGGCCGCACGCTCGTCGACCAGGACGGCTACACGGTGGCCGTGGAGCCCACGCTGTGGCGCAACGGTGGCGTCCTGCGGGAGCGCATCGACGCCCTGGTGGCGCCCCAACTCGTGCTCCCCATGGAGCCTCGTGACCCGCAGGAGGTGCCTCGACCGAAGGTCACCCCGGCCGAACGCTGGCGGCTGCGGCTGCGCGGCGCCATCAGGGCGTGGTGGGTGGCACCCGTGGGCTTCGGCGCCCTGGGGATGCTCGTGCATGCGACGTCGGGCCTCAACGTGCTGCCCGTCTTTGTGTTCTCGACGGTGATCTTCCTGGGCGCCTGGTACCGCAGAGACAGCCGCTGA
- a CDS encoding HAD family hydrolase codes for MAGPDAMQTAVEAVVFDLGNVLIRWHPHAAIAREVGPEQASAFLAAEDFDFLVWNSRQDAGRGWAEAEALAVASHPHWERAIRAYRRHYEHSLLGPIEDTVTVLEELHGHGIPLFALTNWSAELFPHARERFGFLDLFEDIVVSGDEGVAKPDPRIFATLARRAGRDLAACVFIDDSPRNVAAAREAGMDAIHFTDTGHLRGDLRRRGLPLAPA; via the coding sequence GTGGCAGGTCCCGACGCGATGCAGACGGCGGTCGAGGCGGTGGTCTTCGACCTGGGCAACGTGCTGATCCGCTGGCACCCGCACGCGGCGATCGCCCGCGAGGTCGGTCCCGAGCAGGCCAGCGCGTTCCTTGCGGCCGAGGACTTCGACTTCCTGGTGTGGAACTCCCGGCAGGACGCCGGGCGCGGCTGGGCCGAGGCCGAGGCGCTCGCCGTGGCCAGCCACCCGCACTGGGAGCGGGCGATCCGCGCCTACCGCAGGCACTACGAGCACTCGCTGCTGGGGCCGATCGAGGACACCGTGACCGTGCTCGAGGAGCTGCACGGGCACGGCATACCGCTGTTCGCGCTGACCAACTGGTCGGCCGAGCTCTTCCCGCACGCCCGGGAGCGCTTCGGTTTCCTCGACCTGTTCGAGGACATCGTCGTCTCGGGGGACGAGGGGGTGGCCAAGCCCGACCCGAGGATCTTCGCGACCCTGGCCCGTCGGGCCGGGCGCGACCTCGCTGCCTGCGTGTTCATCGACGACAGCCCGCGCAACGTCGCCGCCGCCCGGGAGGCCGGGATGGACGCCATCCACTTCACCGACACCGGCCACCTGCGGGGCGACCTGCGCCGGCGTGGCCTCCCGCTCGCGCCCGCATAG
- the fmt gene encoding methionyl-tRNA formyltransferase has product MRLVFAGTPEVALPSLDALVGSSHEVVAVVTRPDARAGRGRTLVPSPVKERALELGLEVLTPRRPSEPEFLDRVREIAPDACPIVAYGGLIPKAALEIPVHGWVNLHFSLLPAWRGAAPVQHAVMAGDEVTGATTFLLEEGLDTGPTFGVMTEAVRPGDTSGDLLERLAHAGAGLLVATLDGLESGDLEAVPQPAEGVSLAPKISVEDARVRWATPALAVDRQVRGCTPAPGAWTTFRGERLKVHPVTVAADAQPVAPGELVVTKHEVLVGTGSTPVRLGTVQPHGKKAMAAADWARGVRITSGETLTDA; this is encoded by the coding sequence GTGCGCCTGGTCTTCGCCGGGACCCCCGAGGTCGCCCTGCCCAGCCTCGACGCGCTGGTCGGCTCCTCCCACGAGGTCGTCGCCGTCGTCACCCGCCCCGACGCCCGCGCCGGGCGCGGCCGCACCCTCGTGCCGTCGCCGGTCAAGGAGCGCGCGCTCGAGCTGGGCCTGGAGGTCCTGACCCCGCGCCGGCCGAGCGAGCCGGAGTTCCTCGACCGGGTGCGCGAGATCGCCCCGGACGCGTGCCCGATCGTGGCCTACGGCGGCCTGATCCCGAAGGCCGCGCTGGAGATCCCGGTCCACGGCTGGGTCAACCTGCACTTCTCCCTGCTGCCGGCCTGGCGTGGCGCCGCCCCGGTGCAGCACGCCGTGATGGCCGGTGACGAGGTCACCGGCGCCACGACGTTCCTCCTCGAGGAGGGGCTGGACACCGGCCCCACGTTCGGGGTGATGACCGAGGCCGTCCGCCCGGGCGACACCTCCGGCGACCTGCTCGAGCGGCTGGCCCACGCCGGCGCCGGCCTGCTCGTCGCGACGCTCGACGGGCTGGAGTCCGGCGACCTCGAGGCCGTGCCGCAGCCGGCCGAGGGCGTCTCGCTGGCCCCGAAGATCAGCGTGGAGGACGCCCGGGTGCGCTGGGCCACCCCCGCCCTGGCGGTCGACCGGCAGGTGCGCGGCTGCACCCCGGCGCCCGGCGCGTGGACCACCTTCCGCGGCGAGCGGCTCAAGGTGCACCCCGTGACCGTCGCCGCCGACGCGCAGCCGGTGGCCCCCGGCGAGCTGGTGGTCACCAAGCACGAGGTGCTCGTGGGCACCGGCTCCACGCCGGTGCGGCTCGGCACCGTGCAGCCGCACGGCAAGAAGGCCATGGCCGCCGCCGACTGGGCCCGCGGTGTGCGCATCACCTCCGGCGAGACGCTGACCGATGCCTGA
- a CDS encoding (R)-mandelonitrile lyase, with translation MELLTQQPTTQGPAELFTGHVWFDVIARGEDESRLRVNAVRFSPCARTAWHSHSLGQTLHVTEGIGVVATRDRVIVMRPGDTVHTPPGEEHWHGALPDHFMTHLAMWEDDDATWGEHVTDDEYAAATRSATTGASGER, from the coding sequence GTGGAACTCCTGACCCAGCAGCCCACCACCCAGGGCCCCGCCGAGCTGTTCACCGGACACGTGTGGTTCGACGTCATCGCCCGCGGCGAGGACGAGTCACGGCTGCGCGTGAACGCCGTGCGGTTCTCGCCCTGCGCCCGCACCGCCTGGCACAGCCACAGCCTCGGCCAGACCCTCCACGTCACCGAGGGCATCGGCGTCGTCGCCACCCGCGACCGGGTCATCGTCATGCGCCCCGGCGACACCGTCCACACCCCACCCGGTGAGGAGCACTGGCACGGCGCGCTGCCCGACCACTTCATGACCCACCTGGCGATGTGGGAGGACGACGACGCCACCTGGGGCGAGCACGTCACCGACGACGAGTACGCCGCAGCGACCCGCTCCGCCACGACCGGGGCGAGCGGGGAACGCTGA
- a CDS encoding winged helix DNA-binding domain-containing protein yields MGGAGGRTGGPGRVAAPSAVHRRRLAAQQLSGPAAGSAEAVVERLLAVQGQDPRGARLAVRARAAGVIAADVDAGLTDRRSLVVTWLNRGTLHLVQAQDYWWLHPLTTPQLATGNRTRLRQEGVSVAQAERGVEVVAEQVATHGPRTRAELRDALDAEGVPTAGQAIVHVLVAATLAGHVVRGPVRGAEQCFVSVEQWLGPAPEPLERTEALALLARRYLVGHGPADARDLAKWAGITLGDARRGLAAIADEVVEDGDGLVDLSARQAGGEPEPPPGPRLLGPFDPVLHGWVSRADVVGEHRGIVTTNGLFRPFAMVDGRAVALWSLAAGAVTIRPLEPVRRADLTALEADAARVLDYLGLPERPPVIDAG; encoded by the coding sequence ATGGGTGGGGCAGGGGGCCGCACCGGTGGTCCGGGACGCGTGGCCGCGCCGTCGGCGGTGCACCGGCGGCGGCTGGCCGCCCAGCAGCTCAGCGGGCCGGCCGCCGGTTCGGCCGAGGCCGTCGTGGAGCGGTTGCTGGCGGTGCAGGGGCAGGACCCCAGGGGCGCCCGGCTGGCGGTGCGGGCCCGCGCCGCAGGGGTGATCGCGGCCGACGTCGACGCGGGGCTGACCGACCGGCGCTCCCTGGTCGTCACCTGGCTCAACCGCGGCACGCTGCACCTGGTCCAGGCGCAGGACTACTGGTGGCTGCACCCCCTGACGACGCCGCAGCTGGCCACGGGCAACCGCACCCGGCTGCGTCAGGAGGGCGTGTCCGTGGCCCAGGCCGAGCGGGGCGTCGAGGTCGTGGCCGAGCAGGTCGCGACGCACGGCCCCCGCACCCGCGCCGAGCTGCGTGACGCCCTCGACGCCGAGGGGGTGCCCACCGCGGGGCAGGCGATCGTCCACGTCCTGGTCGCGGCGACGCTGGCCGGCCACGTGGTGCGGGGGCCGGTCCGCGGGGCCGAGCAGTGCTTTGTGTCCGTCGAGCAGTGGCTCGGCCCGGCACCGGAGCCCCTGGAGCGCACCGAGGCCCTGGCCCTGCTGGCCCGGCGCTACCTCGTCGGTCACGGCCCGGCCGACGCCCGCGACCTGGCCAAGTGGGCCGGCATCACGCTCGGCGACGCCCGACGCGGGCTGGCCGCGATCGCCGACGAGGTGGTCGAGGACGGCGACGGCCTGGTCGACCTGTCCGCGCGGCAGGCAGGCGGCGAGCCGGAGCCGCCACCCGGACCGCGGCTGCTCGGGCCCTTCGACCCGGTCCTGCACGGCTGGGTGTCGCGCGCCGACGTCGTGGGGGAGCACCGCGGCATCGTCACCACCAACGGGCTGTTCCGGCCGTTCGCCATGGTGGACGGGCGCGCCGTGGCGCTGTGGAGCCTGGCTGCCGGCGCGGTGACGATCCGCCCGCTGGAGCCGGTGCGCCGGGCCGACCTCACCGCGCTGGAGGCCGACGCGGCGCGGGTGCTGGACTACCTCGGCCTGCCCGAGCGGCCGCCGGTCATCGACGCCGGCTGA